One Lucilia cuprina isolate Lc7/37 chromosome 4, ASM2204524v1, whole genome shotgun sequence DNA segment encodes these proteins:
- the LOC111690839 gene encoding nuclear transcription factor Y subunit beta-like, translated as MKSLLAVLLLVIAVQGREYHYDKPQVVFQKEDVSHTATQPSKSIVKGVHGKDYEVTMSASRKVFETRLPPKEEVFIVQHLNQPAAPAVYQPQPAIVAPYQYQQPTGINSTPNPGFYGTLQQTYRNNPQQHLNLNSNQYNGVNAASNAQQHYNQFTANTNYQQQQQLQRQQQYGGTFSQYPQQQQPQQPGVVSSRAQQLQQTGGSFSQIPLQQQQQKYYPQQYEHYLQQPQRNTNLPNSNNLLNDLVNNHKYVSQSEAAQHDVYPYKQINGNPRPFTRIITKCDAPGQCEPQNAAEGGRGGSDFHHQQVLKQSKAHVSPNTDKCQNKFNYQFTGNALTGNAAKAQRGIPITKGTDLRDRRLFAYSEVVIPQYPHN; from the exons ATGAAGAGTTTATTAGCg gtTTTATTGCTAGTGATAGCAGTACAAGGTCGTGAATATCATTATGATAAACCACAAGTAGTTTTCCAAAAAGAAGATGTTTCACATACTGCCACACAACCTAGTAAAAGTATTGTTAAAGGCGTACATGGCAAGGATTACGAGGTAACAATGTCGGCTTCAAGAAAAGTATTTGAAACACGTTTACCACCCAAAGAAGAAGTATTTATTGTACAACATTTAAATCAACCAGCAGCACCAGCAGTCTATCAACCACAACCGGCCATTGTCGCACCGTATCAATACCAACAGCCTACTGGCATAAATTCTACACCAAATCCAGGATTTTATGGAACACTTCAGCAGACTTATCGTAATAATccacaacaacatttaaatttaaattcaaatcagTACAATGGAGTCAATGCAGCTAGTAATGCTCAACAGCATTACAATCAATTTACAGCTAATACAaattatcaacaacaacagcagttaCAGCGGCAACAGCAATATGGTGGTACATTTTCCCAATAtcctcaacaacaacaaccgcaGCAACCCGGTGTAGTTTCCTCAAGAGctcaacaactacaacaaacagGAGGCTCTTTTTCCCAAATACCtctgcaacagcagcaacaaaaatattatcccCAACAATACGAACATTATCTACAGCAGCCACAACGCAACACTAATCTACCAAATTCCAATAATCTACTAAACGATTTAGTCAATAATCATAAATACGTTTCACAATCGGAAGCAGCACAACACGATGTTTATCCGTACAAGCAAATAAATGGCAATCCCCGACCATTTACACGTATCATCACTAAATGCGATGCTCCAGGTCAATGTGAACCACAAAATGCTGCCGAGGGCGGTAGAGGAGGCAGTGATTTTCACCATCAACAGGTTTTAAAACAATCGAAAGCTCATGTGAGCCCCAATACAgataaatgtcaaaataaattcaattatcaATTTACGGGTAATGCCTTAACAGGTAATGCAGCTAAAGCCCAAAGAGGTATACCCATTACCAAGGGCACTGACTTAAGAGATCGACGACTATTTGCCTACAGTGAAGTGGTTATACCACAATATCCACATAATTAG
- the LOC124419416 gene encoding uncharacterized protein LOC124419416, which translates to MNLLTMLIPLLCITALSLLHTTNANPAFEGYRYEKPSIPFEYPTVTKKLPKNTDIKPTTTAIASTTKVANEKLNTKSKPNSATAIKTTTIATTLNKHQQQQKQEKSHATEKIKKSTVINPTAIKATNLNIKSNKNPETPTIITAESAATTVTVVKRKTDKLSLNQLPTNSTTSIHMATTGCTLYKAEKQKNVQNKLEKEFIKKTDPKVLAAQEAALENLLNRDNGYIYRLPSKEQQVKSLDENLPHTVHEDNHAIKRLKLKNDVYEVDHSVGVNSLKYCCNQSFDILRGKYRELTKNRPLERRLAPYTEKLADKEYFE; encoded by the exons ATGAATTTG CTGACCATGCTCATTCCCTTATTGTGCATAACCGCCTTGAGCCTTCTGCACACCACCAATGCTAATCCCGCATTTGAGGGTTATCGTTATGAGAAACCCAGCATACCATTTGAATATCCAACCGTTACAAAGAAGCTGCCAAAAAATACTGACATTaagccaacaacaacagcaatagcgTCAACAACGAAAGTGgcaaatgaaaaactaaatacaaaatcgAAACCAAATAGTGCAACAGCAATAAAAACCACTACAATAGCAACAACTTTAAACAAACACCAGCAGCAACAAAAGCAAGAAAAATCTCATGCAacagagaaaattaaaaaatccacAGTGATAAACCCCACAGCAATAAAggcaacaaatttaaatataaaatcaaataaaaatcccGAAACACCAACAATAATAACAGCAGAATCGGCTGCAACAACTGTAACTGTGGTGAAAAGAAAAACggataaattaagtttaaatcaaTTACCAACCAACAGCACGACTAGCATTCATATGGCTACAACTGGTTGTACGCTGTATAAGgcagagaaacaaaaaaacgttCAAAATAAATTAGAGAAAGAGTTCATAAAGAAAACCGATCCCAAAGTATTGGCTGCTCAAGAAGCAGCTTTAGAGAATTTGCTGAATCGTGATAATGGTTATATTTATCGTTTACCTTCTAAAGAGCAGCAAGTTAAGAGTTTAGATGAGAATTTGCCTCATACTGTACATGAAGATAATCATGCcattaaacgtttaaaattgaAGAATGATGTCTATGAAGTTGATCACTCTGTGGGTGTGAATAGTTTGAAATATTGCTGTAACCaaagttttgatattttaagAGGGAAATATAGAGAGTTGACTAAAAATCGTCCTTTGGAAAGACGTTTGGCGCCGTATACAGAAAAATTGGCCGATAAGGAATATTTTGAGTGA
- the LOC111690840 gene encoding uncharacterized protein LOC111690840, with protein MEGNFSKQSLKIFTMLFLVWIPLTYAFPSPSTDDNMIHNNNYDMIMPDDHEPAESMHFQNFDGFFNAEVVANDAMSEMEMDESRNSPKIRAPQALNAKEKRLREQLEELDVQREKRIQRSLTKGSTRPRANVNDWDQFDYEMFVKHR; from the exons ATGGAAGGAAATTTCAGTAAGCAA TCTCTTAAAATCTTCACTATGTTATTTCTCGTTTGGATTCCTCTAACCTATGCTTTTCCCTCACCCTCTACCGATGATAATATGATCCATAATAATAATTACGATATGATTATGCCCGATGATCATGAACCCGCTGAGTCTatgcattttcaaaatttcgatGGTTTCTTTAATGCCGAGGTAGTGGCCAACGATGCCATGTCTGAAATGGAAATGGATGAGAGTCGTAATTCGCCTAAGATACGTGCTCCTCAAGCTTTGAATGCTAAAGAGAAACGTTTACGGGAACAACTTGAAGAATTGGATGTACAGCGTGAAAAACGTATACAAAGATCATTGACTAAAGGATCCACTCGTCCACGTGCAAATGTTAACGATTGGGATCAATTTGATTATGAAATGTTTGTGAAACATCgttaa
- the LOC111690845 gene encoding tissue factor pathway inhibitor-like, protein MKFPTASLIQFLVIIALKSTHEEQVEAAVGLYGPDRYEGLPEICLMPMDFGYCRAKVQRYYFDIRRMKCTMFFWGGCAGNDNNFKSMDECNNFCNSPYEDHVHNEVVAVKKERTESRVESRGSGNTKYNNLNSRDGAGRDSAPKSVPKFSLKPNVTSKETGYKGSFKASSKSFNINPAPKPNSNTNNNNSNIDPLDVIDDEDYDD, encoded by the exons ATGAAGTTTCCAACCGCTTCGTTAATACAATTCTTAGTTATAATTGCATTGAAATCTACGCATGAGGAACAAGTGGAGGCGGCTGTAGGTTTATATGGTCCAGATAGATATGAAG GTCTACCAGAAATCTGTTTGATGCCCATGGATTTTGGTTATTGTCGTGCCAAGGTACAACGTTATTACTTTGATATAAGACGCATGAAATGTACCATGTTCTTTTGGGGCGGCTGTGCGGGTAATGACAATAATTTTAAGTCCATGGATGAGTGTAATAATTTCTGCAATTCTCCCTATGAGGATCATGTCCATAATGAGGTGGTGGCTGTAAAAAAGGAACGTACCGAAAGCCGAGTAGAGAGTAGAGGTAGTggtaatacaaaatataataatttaaatagcaGAGATGGTGCTGGTAGAGATAGTGCTCCCAAATCGGTTcctaaattttccttaaaaccaAATGTTACTTCAAAGGAAACCGGTTATAAGGGTTCATTCAAGGCCAGttcaaaaagctttaatataaaTCCCGCACCAAAACCCAACAGTAAtactaacaacaataacagtaaCATCGATCCTTTAGATGTTATTGATGATGAAGATTATGATGATTAG